The sequence below is a genomic window from Rhinolophus sinicus isolate RSC01 chromosome X, ASM3656204v1, whole genome shotgun sequence.
AAGGCAGAAAGAGCCCAAATCCTTCATCTGTTATTTCCACAGGGAGATTTTGGGGTTCAAGAGTATTAGAAAACGTACCACTGTCATTGACACCCCCTGTATTTTTCTTCTACCAgataacttgtctaaggtcaaaACACAGCACTATAATTCAAAATAtagccagaattttaaaaaatctcatcaGAATCACTGTCACCAGGATGGTTTAATTCACCATTATCTGTTACCTGGATGACTGGATAGTCCCAAGTTGATCGCCCTTTTCCCATCCTTGTACCTCACACAGACTATGCTCTAGACTCTCCAGAGTGATCctgttaaaatatgaaacaaatcaCATCAGACCTCTGCTGAAAATACTCAAATGGCTCCCCATCACACTTGGTGTAAAAGCCAAATTCCATTCTCAGACCTCCAATGCTCTAAGCTACGTGCTCCTCCCAGATCCCCATCACCTCTGTGACCTCATCTTGTGATATTATCTGCCTTGCTTACTCAGCTCCAGCCATGCCGCCTCCTCAGTGCTCCTTGAACATGCCACGCCGCCAGCGCTTTGGGGCCTCAGCATTCCCTGTCCCTCTACCTAGAACGGTCCTTCCCCACACAGGCACAGGGCCAATTCTCTCATTGCTTTTACATCTTTACTCAAAGCCACGTTCTCAGCGATGCTATCCCTGGCCTTCCTGTCTGTCCAGTTTCGCCCCTACCTAGAATTTCAACTCCCCGTTTCCTgcttttcgtttttcttttttccttttcctccttaaCACTTGTCACTTTGAAAATACATTACACTTACGTATTGTATCTCACCTACTGTCTGGCACAGTAACATGAAAGCTCCATGAGGCTAAgatggtttgatttttttccctcttcattacCACATCCTAAGTACACGTgcctagaaaagtgcctggcagaCAGCCCACCTGAAGTTAAGTACTGGTAGGATGAagacaaagcaaagaaagaaacaaaaaaagagagagaaacggAGTCAAAGGAAGCCAAAGGGGGACTAGTGTGTTTTCCGTGACTCTAACCCCAAAGCTACAGAGGCAAATGCCTCCAGGGGACAACTGGGCATTTTATTAGAATGAAGCAGGCCAGCCGGGGGCGTGGCCAGCTTGAGAGCCTTCGGAGTCTAAAATGGGCTGAGCCCTTCCTCAGATCCAGCTGCTTGTGCCCTAGTGGGAATGTGGCCCCTAATCCTCAGTTtactgttttgttgttcttttcaggcggggcggaaataagaatttttataatGCTAAATCTCCCAAGTGGCTACAGTAGCTACttaaacatagaaaacaaaagctgGAAGATCAAACGAACTATGACAGCTGGCTGAAATTGGCACATGGGTGGCCTGCAGGTGTTTGCCAGACTAAATTGTGTGATGTGTGAAGACAATGAATCCCTGCTATGGTGAGGTGGGCTTGCCTTGTGTCCTTGTTGAGGCAAACAACTTCAGGTCACGGTGGGTGGAGAATGAACAGGTATGACCACCTTCTTTCAACTCCTGGAAGCTCCctgtctccaccccacccccacccctgctctgcaTGCGTGGAGTTAAGGAAACCTGGGCAGTGGGGAGTCACCAGAAGTCCTCCTTTAAGGGCAAGGGTATGTTTTAGTGAAGTGTTGGGCAGGGAAAccggagacagagagagagagagagagaaggttttGAGGGGAACTTCCATGGCAGGACTGGGAAAGGCAAGGAGAGAAGGACGCATACCCATGAGTCGGGACGCCATGTCTCTGAGGGACTTTATTGGGGTTACCGTACCCTCTCTGTACCAACCACCACCCTCTATCTATGCGGCAATATAGAGTCAAAGGAGTTAGCTATGCAGAGCCACAACTCCCAGCCTGACTGCCCCAGGCCATCTATCTCACCTGGAAACAGAGCTGCACAAACTTGCATCACAGCTCCCTGTGGGCTTAGGCGTGGGCAACATTGGCCAGGAGTACCTGTAAGGGGTCAGTAGCCACCCACTTTGAGGGGGTATAGACAGAATGTGGTTTCTGCGGGGAGCAGACCTCAGTTTGGTGGAGCACTTTGTGGAGCCACCTGTGGTTTGGGGAACTACTGAAAGGAGCGTGGACAGTCAAGAACTCGCCGTGCCCTGGAGATAAAGAGAAGGCTCAGTCCTCTGATGCCCCCCCTCTTTAGGGAGACAAGGTACAGTCCAGTGGGAGAAAGAACATGCTGTACTTGGGTTCAGCGAGGTCCCATTTTTCTGGATAAAATACGTTACAAATGCAAGGTGGCACGTCTCTCAAGTTCTGAGCGCCCCACAGGAATTGTTTGTACAAGCGTACGGAAAAGGAACTAAGACCTTAGGTCCAAGATTGGCTGCCCTTTGGTCCTCTGGAAAACGTGAGGAGGCCGCCCACAGCCCCGTGCTTATGGAGCGCCACGGTAGGGTATCTCGGCTGAGAGTGGGGCTTCTGCTTTGTAGGTGTGGCATGAACTCCCTGAAATAAGAGTTTTAGGTATTAACCTGGCTCCTGCTTAACTCTTGAGCCACCCCTGTCAAAACACCCCTCTAGGGAACCTCCAATCCATCTGGCTTCTTTGACACTTGCCACTTCTTTGGTGCCCAGAGCCAGGGACAGCAATGTGGATACTGTCAGAGGGCCAACTTTTTCCTGGGCCTTCCCATCTCTCACGGGGCCCACTCCCCACAGCTCTTAGACTGTACTCCCACTGCCCCAGTCAGTCTTCCTAGAATCCCTCCTCCCTTAGTGTCCTTGCCCTTCTGGCCCCTCACACAGGCACACCCCCTTGAGTATCCTTTAGTCTGTCCCCACATCCCTGCCAGCTTTGTCTTTCTCCCCCTTGCTCTGAACCTCTTCTAAGCTGCATCGTGTCCCTCTCTGCTCAATTTATTCTGTCCCTTTCCCTCTGAGCCCCAAGATCTCACTCTCCCTCTGTTGTTCTTTACCTCCTCCCAGTTGGGTGCCTTCCCCCTGAGGAGCCTCTCCATTTCtggcccctccccacctcttcctAAGCAGTCAcctccctgctcccttcccccacagcccctctctagttccttctcctccctcctagGCCAGACCAGCTAAGTCCTATTCCATTTTAGATGACTGATTATGATACTAGCTGAACTTTATTCACAGCCTGAATTTACAGCTGTCCCTTCTTTCATGCCCCATCCACGAACACACCCAATCTTTTCAGCATGAGAAAGTCCTTACACAAAATGTCATGTCcacatacatttgtatttttcagaacAGAACAACAATGATGCCGGCAAAGATGTTGAATTAACAGGGGCCCTTAAGCTCCCAATACACTGAAAAGGAACAATATTTTGCATGTCTACAAAGCACACGTTTGTTTTCACAAATGTGGAAAGTGTCCCCTAACAGTTAGGACTTTTTCACCaaatcatagacatagatatGGAAATCGTCATCAAACTTGATGAAATACACAGACGGTTTGGCTTCCACTTGGTGAATGACCATGCCGATCCGTTTGGACCCATCTTCTTTGGTATATTCCACATGTTTCCCTATCAGGCCATCTACGACGCCTCCTGGCTCCCTCTCCGCTGGGGGAGACTCAGTGGACTCTGGCATGATACGCAGGTCTCCTTCTTTATAGTCATCTAGAAGCTGGTACATGTACAAGACAGGATCTTTCTCATAGGTAATGTAAAACCAGGCTTTCATGATTGGTGCTTGGGCTAAGACCATTCCCCTCCATTCATCCTTGGAACCATGCTCACCCTCAAACATATGTTCCACGGCTTTACCAATGATGGTGTTTGCAAGGTTTGCATCACTGACTTGAGGTGATGCCACCCTGTCAGAAAGAATCTTAAGGGACAAAACTCTTTCATCTCTGTGAAGTTCCAGTCCATAGACACAGTCAATTCCATCGTATTTCACCAGATAAAGGGAGGGATTTATAGGCACCTGATCCAGAACGGTTCCTTTCCACTGGGTGATGGGTTCATCACCCTCCTTCCACCCGTGTGAAATTCTGCAGCCCACGATGTTCCTGCGGGGCTGGGACGAAGGTCTGCCCCTCTGTTtcttttgaaaggtttttttcttcGTCATGTTTGCAGTCCCAGGGGCCCGTCCCGCAGGTGCAGGTGCCCTGGTTTGTTGCCCTTCTGCCTCCTGTGCGTGGGGGGTCTTCATTGAGCCTGCAgcgggaggagagaaggggagaggacaCTCAGTATGCCTTAAGGTGAAGTTCTCCCGACAGCGATGTCTCTAAGTGCTCTGCGCTGGCACCTAAATTGTCCCCATGAGCCTGGCAGCAATACTGGAAGTCCTGGCCGCCTGCCTGCGAGTGCTCTTCCTCCTGGGTTCCTTTAGGCTGCGGGGAAGGGCAGCAGCGGCAGTGGTACTGCCTGGGGTTAGGAACTCTGCAGAAGGGGGCGGGCTACCTCCCTGTTCAGAGCCACTGCCTCCACCGGCTGCCACCCGCGCCCACTCTACTCGTAAATCCGCTGCAAAGCGCCTTTCCCTCCCAGGCGTTGACCCGCATGCACTCACTGTCCTCTGGCTCTGAGAGCCCCAGCCTGCTGCCCGCACGCCCCCTGCCAAGCCCCAATCGCTTTGCTTTCCTGGCACCCAGTGCCCTCGCTTCAGTTTCTTGCCAGCCTCCTAACGCCACCCCGTTTTCCTATAGCCCAGTGCACTTTCCCACCCCAGCCTCACTGGGAGCCCGCCTCCAGCCCTTAATCCTGCAGGAGTCCATCCCATCTCCCTTCTCCATCCTGGTGCCCACCAATGGCCTTGGCCTGCCTGGTGTCCACCGCCCGGGATCGGGCCTCACGTGCCCAAATCGGACACCTCGCTCCTGCCTTCGCTGGGAGCCTGTGGGAAGGAGGGTCAGCAGGCGCTGAGCCGGGTGCTTGCAAgagcggggaggaggggaggatcCGCAGGCGAGGAGTGTGTCTAGGAGGGCGGCCAGGCTCGCGAAGAGGATGGTGGCTGTGTCTCCAGCACCGGGCTCGCTGGCCCTCTGCCTCCCTGTCGGCGGCGGCAGAAGCCCCTCTGCCACATCGGGCTCCCACCAGCCGCTACTGCAGCAGCAGTCTCCTCCCTCTTTCCGTAGCGCAGCTTCctgccaggagagaggcctccccTTCCTGCCAAACACGGCATGCCCCCCCTCAACTCTCAAAAGCACTACTGCTTTTGGCATGAGAGGTGCTCCTTGTTCCTGACCCTCCTCTTTGCAAAACCAGGAGAAACTGTACCCCAACTCTGCTGCACTTTTCTCCCCATTTCATGACCCTTGGATTCCTGTGCTCACCTCTGCCTTCATCCTCTCATTGCCCCACCCCATCTGCTTTCCATCTTCCAGGAAtttgtcctttccttttttaGTGCCCTTATGTAGATATTCTTTACACATAAATCTGTCTTTCCTGTCATTTGAAAGGACTTGGGATAGGGAAAGAGAAATGTGCTAATTCTgtctgccatcttgaccaaaTCTGTATGTAATTTTTCTAGAGTGGTCATTCTTGGATTTTACTTGTTGAGGATTTCCCTGcctttctttcccccaccccacacccccacccgTCTATTGCAAATGAACTGCTTGCACAATGTTAATACTGTGTACATTTCAGAAGAttgatatgaagaaaa
It includes:
- the LOC109438827 gene encoding spindlin-2; translation: MKTPHAQEAEGQQTRAPAPAGRAPGTANMTKKKTFQKKQRGRPSSQPRRNIVGCRISHGWKEGDEPITQWKGTVLDQVPINPSLYLVKYDGIDCVYGLELHRDERVLSLKILSDRVASPQVSDANLANTIIGKAVEHMFEGEHGSKDEWRGMVLAQAPIMKAWFYITYEKDPVLYMYQLLDDYKEGDLRIMPESTESPPAEREPGGVVDGLIGKHVEYTKEDGSKRIGMVIHQVEAKPSVYFIKFDDDFHIYVYDLVKKS